A genomic region of Synechococcus sp. NOUM97013 contains the following coding sequences:
- a CDS encoding mechanosensitive ion channel family protein codes for MSLFWLVLLWLLTFVLGRVRQSRSFKYSRWIPGMLFFRVSLTAAILTRLLLLFEQQGEALIWLRLVESGALYVALVEVFLDVLWLVLARLGRRRVAPPRILKDLLLVAATMLIVAVQLQSQGLLTTLGSAAVLGGLAFVVGPGTASQISNISSALTFQVERQFSVGDWVEIDGCVGRVETVSWNSAYLYDNARDRMIILPNSVIDTGKVINFSRPTARRYQLDIVMGLPYEAPPGKIIAILSTVLDQHPGVVDANDAHILVEEFSDSSINYRLWFFIEDYMQRAVIKSSLFADAWYAVHRAGYSFPYPVEDVRTFADTERRDGELEQQLQDESFAVLRREPLLASLNDAQIRDIVVHDPVLSFGDDEAIVREGEEGGSMYVVLEGTCSVYVNAVMGSKDQIEVAELSQGDVFGEMAALTDEPRKASVLAKGHVMVQKISQRTINDQFLKNGDAMEAFAAFMAHREARRCEFTADQTETYELDLVERMRKTFARLFSSG; via the coding sequence ATGTCGTTGTTCTGGTTGGTACTGCTTTGGCTGCTGACGTTTGTCTTGGGCCGTGTTCGTCAGTCCCGGTCGTTTAAGTACAGCCGTTGGATCCCCGGAATGCTCTTTTTCCGGGTGTCACTGACTGCTGCAATTTTGACGCGGTTGCTTCTGTTGTTTGAGCAGCAGGGTGAAGCACTGATTTGGCTTCGACTGGTTGAGAGCGGCGCATTGTATGTCGCTCTTGTTGAGGTTTTTCTGGATGTGCTCTGGCTTGTTTTGGCCAGGTTGGGTCGTCGACGCGTTGCGCCGCCCAGGATTCTCAAGGATCTGCTGTTGGTTGCTGCCACGATGTTGATCGTTGCGGTCCAGCTTCAGAGTCAGGGGCTGTTGACCACCCTGGGTTCGGCCGCCGTACTGGGGGGCCTTGCGTTTGTGGTGGGTCCTGGCACTGCTTCGCAAATCAGCAATATTTCTTCTGCGCTCACGTTCCAGGTTGAGCGGCAGTTTTCAGTTGGTGATTGGGTGGAAATTGATGGTTGTGTTGGCCGTGTTGAGACTGTGTCATGGAATAGTGCCTACCTCTATGACAACGCGCGAGACCGAATGATCATTCTTCCTAACTCTGTGATTGACACTGGAAAAGTGATTAATTTTTCCAGGCCCACTGCGCGTCGTTATCAACTCGATATTGTTATGGGCCTTCCCTACGAAGCGCCGCCTGGGAAGATTATTGCAATTTTATCCACTGTTTTAGATCAGCATCCTGGTGTCGTCGATGCGAATGACGCACATATTTTAGTCGAAGAATTTAGTGATTCATCGATTAATTATCGATTATGGTTTTTCATCGAAGACTACATGCAAAGGGCTGTTATTAAGTCAAGTCTTTTTGCTGATGCTTGGTATGCGGTGCATCGTGCGGGTTACTCATTCCCCTATCCGGTCGAGGATGTCAGAACATTTGCTGATACCGAACGGAGAGATGGGGAGCTTGAACAGCAATTGCAAGATGAAAGCTTTGCTGTTCTGCGTCGTGAGCCTCTGTTGGCGTCGCTGAACGATGCTCAAATCAGAGACATTGTTGTTCACGACCCTGTTTTGTCGTTCGGTGACGATGAGGCGATTGTTCGCGAAGGGGAAGAGGGAGGTTCGATGTATGTCGTGCTTGAAGGGACATGCTCTGTTTATGTGAATGCGGTGATGGGTTCCAAGGACCAGATTGAGGTGGCTGAGTTATCGCAGGGTGATGTTTTTGGTGAAATGGCTGCTTTGACTGACGAGCCCCGAAAGGCATCTGTGTTGGCGAAGGGGCATGTGATGGTTCAGAAAATCAGTCAGCGCACGATCAATGATCAGTTCCTGAAGAACGGTGATGCCATGGAAGCTTTCGCCGCCTTCATGGCGCATCGGGAGGCACGCCGTTGCGAATTCACTGCGGATCAGACCGAAACCTATGAGCTTGATTTGGTTGAACGCATGCGCAAGACCTTCGCAAGGTTGTTCTCTTCAGGATGA
- a CDS encoding DUF3307 domain-containing protein, which yields MKAGCGFPQMLDVALLAEQPFELLILLVFGHFLADFPLQSDRMAVEKCPGKDAVLDWRWWLAAHSATHGLVVSLLTGVPFVGLAEMIFHAAIDYGKCRFRYSLAADQLMHVVCKVVWVLVLTKWL from the coding sequence ATGAAAGCAGGTTGTGGATTCCCGCAGATGCTTGACGTGGCCTTGCTTGCGGAGCAGCCCTTTGAACTGCTGATTCTGCTTGTTTTTGGCCATTTTTTGGCTGATTTTCCGCTTCAAAGTGACCGGATGGCGGTTGAAAAGTGTCCGGGAAAGGATGCTGTTTTGGATTGGCGTTGGTGGTTGGCTGCTCACTCGGCAACGCATGGTTTGGTGGTGTCCCTTCTCACTGGAGTTCCATTCGTCGGACTTGCCGAAATGATCTTTCATGCTGCCATTGACTACGGTAAATGTCGTTTTCGTTACTCGTTAGCTGCTGATCAGCTGATGCATGTGGTTTGCAAGGTGGTTTGGGTGTTGGTTCTGACAAAGTGGTTGTAA
- a CDS encoding CHAT domain-containing protein — MLLITGVSARADVASRASDSLGTRINGVLDGRCQSGLCRISGGSDSGRNRFHRLSEFDTRGAIQGVSIDSDGIRNLVLGVTAADGSFIDKSVSLSSPAHLFLLSPGGIQLMPGASFQQIPQLTLSTASQLRFAGGVFDVFNSPLTAIPGLGGDPLPGALGLLSGDLAGRRPLIRMEGVSLDIDESLLVDAPGGHIDVLNSRLSVSNAAGDGGSLTLTGDLVSVGEGSQLLATGTVEGGLVQVGGSWQNSDPTVRQASQTWMKPGSVVDASSTGSGNGGTVVIWSDLNNPSGGTVAQGTLLARGGDVAGNGGQIETSGPVLVAEPERLDVTAANGLSGDWLLDPFDITIGSGQTNITPDSSVSGQLFQSSSSGSFVSAAEIGSALISGNVIIQTGPSDDSSESGNITWESGASIDYSSSSANLVLDATGDIELNSSITTGSGGLSLDAEQGYVASSSGITLALNGPLNISTGNTTIGTSGDSSPPLMAATLTGSGNLNKSGAGRLIVSGDSSSWSGNTTIQAGTLRATATNALGTGSYTKAQSGAIFEVAGGISLGENVELDGGKLLSLSGDNSITLPVLLRSSSTIEVKQDSLTLSDTVSSDSGVSASLTLAGAGDITLQDALNLGDSQIVVSSVQSSFGSGGLQSSSAPGDILHIGSGTARFKGSLNVTKVESTGGGTVWMDQPSGSEVLPDISSIFLDNASFLRRDSSETVTNTSLKLGSGGGGISVGSGFDLVWDAPVTGSGSFTKAGGGTLTFPATASISYTGSTFVSDGSLVDLSSSASPSSVSGGSGSDAVTSSPTDTSIDTSTETTDAPTDPPTDVPIDEIDEVEIDETSDLEEQQDVAEVPFDDDQLEELVVIAEVSVLTSNESSSAAGSDSSSSASGGSITTQSQAVGPVLQVDVGSGGDSAASVAGTTAPPPAASGSPQTVSPEQAVAEFQKSDESATSRTASLLGLPQDALRTSLRSVEDVQNILSRVKRDGLAPNPAVLQVRFTQQTSASNGQDEDAFLDLTLIGSDAPVEARRVSLNRGRFSSLLKALYRQLSRQEPLAVDDPASPSRQLHALLVAPIWESLQGQEIETLLIAADQGLQAVPFAALSDGTSFFGEKYAFGLTPSLALTPLAPSQSSSGRQLALGASEFETLAPLPLVPQELEQLEASAGADRYLNDDFSPQALLNGAADQRYDRVHVATHADFRPGGPAQSVLHTGTGPMSMAQLAKLRSERRDTPLDLIVFSACRTLLGDPDSELGFAGLALQAGARSAVGTLWYVDDVVTSAFFVQFYRLLDQGLPKAEALQRTRQLFASGAIQLQGDVVVGAGEVPLLTELTPAQRRRIAGGVQHPYFWSGIELIGSAW; from the coding sequence TTGCTCCTAATCACCGGCGTCTCTGCACGTGCGGATGTTGCCAGTCGTGCTTCTGATTCTCTGGGAACACGAATTAACGGTGTTCTTGATGGTCGCTGCCAGAGTGGTTTGTGTCGGATTAGTGGTGGCAGCGATAGTGGTCGCAATCGCTTTCACCGCCTGAGTGAATTCGACACCCGAGGGGCCATCCAGGGTGTGTCGATCGATAGCGATGGCATCCGCAACCTCGTGTTGGGTGTCACCGCAGCCGATGGAAGCTTCATTGATAAAAGCGTTTCACTTTCATCGCCGGCCCATCTGTTTTTGCTTTCTCCGGGCGGTATTCAATTGATGCCCGGCGCATCGTTTCAGCAGATTCCCCAACTCACGTTGAGTACTGCCTCCCAGCTGCGTTTTGCAGGTGGAGTCTTTGATGTTTTCAACTCACCCTTAACGGCGATTCCTGGGTTGGGTGGCGACCCATTGCCTGGTGCCCTGGGCCTGCTTTCGGGTGATTTGGCTGGTCGGCGTCCGTTGATCCGCATGGAGGGGGTGTCGCTTGATATCGACGAATCGCTGTTGGTGGATGCGCCGGGTGGCCATATCGATGTGCTGAACAGCCGCCTTTCCGTGAGCAATGCCGCAGGTGACGGTGGTTCGCTCACGCTGACAGGGGATTTAGTGAGCGTTGGAGAGGGATCGCAACTGTTGGCGACGGGCACCGTTGAGGGCGGTTTGGTGCAGGTTGGTGGCAGCTGGCAGAACAGTGATCCGACGGTGCGTCAGGCCAGCCAGACCTGGATGAAGCCGGGATCTGTTGTGGATGCCTCATCCACGGGCTCCGGTAATGGTGGAACGGTGGTGATTTGGAGTGATCTCAACAATCCATCCGGTGGCACCGTGGCGCAGGGCACGCTTTTGGCACGCGGTGGTGATGTGGCTGGCAACGGCGGCCAGATTGAAACGTCGGGGCCTGTGCTGGTAGCTGAGCCGGAACGCTTAGATGTCACGGCTGCGAATGGATTGTCTGGCGATTGGTTGTTGGATCCTTTCGACATCACAATCGGTTCAGGGCAAACAAACATCACTCCAGATAGTTCTGTCTCTGGACAGCTATTCCAGTCAAGTAGCTCTGGATCATTTGTGAGTGCTGCTGAAATAGGATCTGCTTTGATAAGTGGCAATGTGATTATTCAGACAGGACCTTCTGACGATTCATCAGAGTCCGGAAATATCACATGGGAATCTGGAGCTTCGATTGATTACTCAAGCTCTTCTGCAAATCTTGTTCTAGATGCAACTGGAGATATCGAACTGAATTCCAGCATCACTACGGGGTCGGGCGGGCTCTCTTTGGATGCCGAACAAGGCTATGTAGCGTCTTCTTCGGGCATCACTTTAGCGCTGAATGGGCCGCTCAATATTTCGACTGGGAATACCACGATCGGTACTTCTGGCGATTCCTCTCCTCCACTGATGGCCGCCACGCTCACCGGCTCTGGAAATTTGAATAAATCCGGAGCTGGTCGTTTGATTGTTTCTGGGGATAGCTCTTCTTGGTCAGGCAACACCACGATCCAAGCCGGTACATTGCGCGCAACAGCAACTAACGCGCTGGGTACTGGCTCTTATACTAAGGCTCAATCTGGTGCCATTTTTGAGGTGGCTGGCGGGATCAGTCTTGGTGAAAATGTCGAGCTTGATGGGGGTAAGTTGCTCAGTCTTTCGGGTGATAACTCAATTACTCTGCCTGTTTTGCTCCGATCGAGTTCAACGATTGAAGTGAAGCAAGACAGTCTCACGCTCAGCGATACAGTGTCTTCCGATTCTGGTGTCTCAGCTTCTTTGACTCTGGCGGGGGCAGGTGATATCACGCTGCAGGATGCGTTGAATCTTGGTGATAGTCAAATTGTTGTGAGCTCTGTTCAGTCAAGCTTCGGTTCGGGTGGTCTTCAATCTTCCTCGGCTCCTGGTGACATTCTGCACATCGGCTCTGGAACAGCTCGGTTCAAGGGGTCCTTAAATGTCACCAAAGTTGAATCTACTGGGGGTGGCACGGTCTGGATGGATCAACCTTCTGGTTCGGAAGTGTTGCCAGATATCTCGTCTATCTTTTTGGACAATGCATCATTTCTGCGCCGCGATAGCAGTGAGACTGTCACGAATACGAGTTTGAAATTAGGTTCTGGGGGTGGCGGAATCAGTGTCGGCAGTGGTTTTGATCTGGTTTGGGATGCCCCTGTGACTGGTAGTGGTTCATTCACTAAGGCTGGCGGCGGAACGCTTACATTTCCTGCTACGGCATCCATCAGCTATACGGGGTCAACATTTGTCAGTGACGGGTCGCTCGTCGATCTTTCTTCTTCCGCTTCTCCTTCTTCCGTATCCGGTGGATCAGGGTCTGATGCGGTCACGAGTTCCCCAACTGATACATCAATAGATACATCAACAGAAACCACAGATGCGCCTACAGACCCGCCAACGGATGTACCAATCGATGAAATTGATGAAGTCGAAATTGACGAGACGTCGGACTTAGAGGAACAGCAAGATGTCGCTGAGGTTCCCTTCGATGATGACCAATTGGAAGAGTTGGTTGTAATCGCTGAAGTTTCCGTTTTGACTTCTAATGAATCATCTTCAGCGGCAGGGTCTGACTCTTCTTCCAGTGCTTCAGGTGGTTCCATAACGACGCAGTCGCAGGCTGTTGGCCCTGTTTTGCAAGTTGATGTTGGTAGTGGCGGTGATTCCGCCGCCTCTGTTGCAGGCACCACGGCACCACCGCCTGCAGCGTCAGGTAGTCCTCAAACTGTGTCTCCTGAGCAAGCCGTCGCAGAGTTTCAAAAATCGGATGAATCGGCGACAAGTCGCACAGCATCATTACTTGGACTTCCTCAGGATGCATTGCGTACGTCGCTCCGTAGCGTTGAGGACGTTCAAAACATCTTGAGTCGCGTTAAACGCGACGGTTTGGCTCCCAATCCTGCAGTGCTCCAAGTTCGGTTTACGCAGCAGACGTCGGCATCCAATGGCCAAGACGAAGATGCCTTCCTTGATCTGACCTTGATCGGATCGGATGCCCCCGTGGAGGCTCGACGCGTGTCGCTCAACCGTGGACGATTTTCCAGTTTGTTGAAGGCTCTTTACCGTCAGTTGTCACGGCAGGAGCCTCTGGCCGTTGATGACCCAGCTTCGCCATCGCGTCAGTTGCATGCCCTGTTGGTTGCTCCCATTTGGGAGTCGCTTCAAGGCCAAGAGATTGAGACTTTGCTGATCGCAGCCGATCAGGGCTTGCAAGCTGTTCCTTTCGCTGCACTCAGTGACGGGACAAGCTTCTTCGGTGAGAAGTACGCCTTCGGACTGACGCCTTCACTCGCACTCACTCCATTGGCACCATCTCAGTCGTCTTCTGGGCGGCAGCTGGCACTGGGGGCATCTGAATTTGAGACCCTTGCGCCGTTGCCGCTTGTGCCTCAGGAACTGGAGCAACTCGAAGCTTCCGCTGGTGCTGATCGATATCTCAATGACGACTTCTCACCACAGGCTTTGTTGAATGGCGCCGCTGATCAGCGTTACGACCGGGTACATGTGGCGACCCATGCCGATTTCCGGCCTGGAGGACCCGCGCAATCGGTGCTCCACACGGGCACTGGGCCGATGTCGATGGCGCAATTGGCCAAGTTGCGCAGTGAGCGACGTGACACGCCGCTTGATCTCATTGTGTTCAGTGCCTGCCGCACGCTCCTTGGTGATCCGGACAGTGAGCTTGGTTTTGCTGGTCTTGCGCTTCAGGCCGGAGCCCGCAGTGCCGTGGGCACACTTTGGTACGTCGATGATGTGGTGACGTCTGCTTTCTTTGTGCAGTTCTATCGCTTGCTCGATCAGGGTTTGCCGAAAGCTGAAGCGCTCCAACGCACGCGCCAACTCTTTGCTTCTGGTGCGATTCAATTGCAGGGCGATGTGGTTGTCGGTGCTGGTGAAGTTCCTTTGCTCACCGAGCTGACCCCCGCCCAGCGTCGCCGCATCGCAGGTGGTGTTCAGCACCCTTATTTCTGGTCTGGTATTGAGCTCATTGGTTCAGCCTGGTAG
- a CDS encoding ShlB/FhaC/HecB family hemolysin secretion/activation protein, whose product MLLLLAQLASPPIQPGPARLPAERAPNQQPRLPSQTDSETTPSITLPSDEPLTPAAEDSSPAGHDTPGSSRTVNIVGDLPYSNGDLSELLERCSKANDQASRLQQCAEALTGLLQKDGYVNSRVYVEAEPAPGQLNVVMGQLVELRIESENAGLEQRVRQRLSPLLNRTLNLPDLQQQLLLLKQRSVVGTVAGSLGKLGSDPTQAVLNLVVTPAKQPWRGDLSMSNDGNAGSGEWRSVAVLQKPTLLTNGDVFQFYGELSADGTPELGTTLGSLSYTYPISESWTLTGSFGASRRKLVEAKGAANDLSFRQFQGLAQLQWTFAESSNQTWYASAGLSINRNNSYLDGDSVPLIIGGGPDGDLTTGYLRLGLGHGGNHGNLGWNAQIYGLQGIAGLSSQTQLEDFSFFGIHPGESRALGGVASLGWTMQPNLQLNLRASGQVAFNELTSDMGFGLGSDVGLRGLPGTLISGDNGWLSTGELNWTFWQNSKNALQLVPFMGIGGIQTTRDSVTMDDTIGTGGLLLRWLRGQHWSVEVGWVDQFNANDNVGIWNDWLIGSGAYGKVRYRF is encoded by the coding sequence ATGCTTCTCCTGTTGGCGCAGCTGGCTTCACCACCGATTCAGCCGGGTCCAGCTCGCTTACCAGCAGAGCGCGCACCCAATCAGCAACCACGGTTGCCATCGCAAACAGACAGCGAGACAACACCCTCCATCACGCTTCCCTCCGATGAACCCTTAACGCCAGCGGCTGAAGACTCAAGCCCCGCCGGTCACGACACGCCAGGGTCCAGTCGCACCGTCAACATCGTCGGGGATCTTCCTTACTCAAACGGCGATCTTTCAGAGCTGCTCGAACGCTGCAGCAAAGCCAACGACCAAGCCAGCCGACTGCAGCAGTGCGCCGAAGCACTCACAGGCCTTCTGCAAAAAGATGGCTACGTGAACTCCAGGGTGTACGTCGAGGCTGAACCAGCCCCTGGTCAACTCAACGTGGTCATGGGACAGCTCGTTGAGCTGCGGATCGAAAGCGAAAACGCCGGACTTGAGCAACGGGTGCGCCAGCGGCTCAGCCCGTTGCTGAACCGCACCTTGAATTTGCCCGACCTCCAACAACAACTGCTGCTCCTGAAACAGCGTTCTGTGGTGGGCACGGTGGCAGGCAGCCTTGGGAAACTGGGAAGTGACCCCACCCAAGCGGTGCTCAACCTGGTAGTGACGCCTGCCAAACAGCCCTGGCGCGGGGACTTGAGCATGAGCAACGACGGCAACGCTGGAAGCGGGGAATGGCGCAGCGTGGCGGTGCTGCAAAAGCCCACACTGCTCACCAATGGCGACGTTTTTCAGTTCTACGGAGAACTCAGTGCCGATGGCACTCCGGAATTAGGCACAACATTGGGCTCTCTCAGTTACACCTATCCAATAAGCGAATCCTGGACGCTCACTGGTTCCTTTGGTGCCAGTCGCCGGAAGCTAGTGGAAGCCAAAGGAGCCGCCAATGATCTGAGCTTTCGTCAATTTCAGGGCTTGGCCCAGCTGCAATGGACGTTTGCAGAGTCCAGCAATCAAACCTGGTATGCCTCAGCGGGACTCAGCATCAACCGCAATAACAGCTATCTCGACGGAGACTCTGTTCCTCTGATCATTGGCGGCGGTCCCGACGGCGACCTCACCACGGGATATTTACGTCTGGGATTAGGCCATGGCGGCAATCACGGCAACTTGGGATGGAACGCGCAAATTTACGGCCTACAGGGAATCGCAGGATTGAGCTCTCAAACCCAACTGGAGGATTTCTCCTTTTTCGGCATTCACCCCGGAGAGTCACGCGCACTTGGAGGAGTCGCATCATTGGGATGGACTATGCAGCCAAATCTGCAACTCAATCTGCGCGCTTCCGGCCAAGTGGCCTTCAACGAACTCACAAGTGACATGGGATTTGGCCTAGGGAGCGATGTTGGGCTTCGAGGCTTACCAGGAACATTGATCAGTGGAGACAATGGCTGGCTCAGCACAGGGGAACTGAACTGGACGTTCTGGCAAAACAGCAAGAACGCCCTGCAGTTGGTTCCTTTCATGGGGATTGGAGGCATCCAAACCACTCGCGACTCAGTGACCATGGACGACACAATCGGCACGGGGGGATTACTACTGCGCTGGCTGCGGGGCCAACACTGGTCTGTGGAAGTGGGCTGGGTCGATCAGTTCAATGCCAACGACAACGTCGGGATCTGGAACGACTGGTTGATCGGCAGCGGTGCCTACGGCAAGGTGCGCTATCGATTCTGA
- a CDS encoding 4Fe-4S binding protein: MRWFSQWPEHQARVVRWVLLTGWCLLILSLLIPALTLPTSLAPGCEPNALECLMHRQPGNRLFWGVIVPAGLLILVVGSHEFWRRICPLAFVSQTSRALGIQRKVMNKKGRFEPIKVKPDSWLARHHVQLQWSLLIAGLCLRLLVVNSSPIGLASLLIFTLLAAAFVGWLYAGKAWCQYICPMGPVQTILTGQRSALGGAAHIGSTSKITQSMCRSIADSGKEQSACVACQASCIDIDSERHYWKSLRGKRGLTWAWYSYPGLVLMFFELMMAVEAHMAPQDSELTYLRQGHWAFDATLPARAWDPLRGWLPFPRVVVIPLLLVLTGWASVAVFQGIERILLRQYEKLGLPSAADLAVSRTRLLATFLSVNIFFWFVDPSQGAFGPHGAQWIRSLVLVFSAIVLFRSWARDQSTYRRESTTDSLRRQLKQLPGLDAALDGRRLQDLSAQEVFTLAKALPVAVRGRAREIYQGVIRDLIRNGSLDRAKALVELEELRQSLQLSEEDHHATIRVLAADEPTLLQLDERTLQLQQLREEAFAEIVEDFLEISGLQTLDVDSLPVQLQPRLERLKLDSGLEDVEAERVLRRFHSSGDLAQLRIQTRLQQFKQERAYLLALQEQASDQVLLHPLALAMEQRLNEIAQALPPDVLEKEYQQIPEQSASLDEALETLWMDPDPDTAGWVLMVERLIRPGVVASRLQSGRPGLGTSMFLESQLKGQPHRDHDEFPHLANSSLFRDLLPSGLLWVAEHGWLKSWSAGDAVNQKNLILVVLRGGATETTEGGQLLHHDAGSVIGAMDVISGEPSMGLLQASPDGLGVFVFPAHAFDELLQRSSHFTHGLLRQLAKRLKRSGATPI, translated from the coding sequence ATGCGTTGGTTCAGCCAATGGCCAGAACACCAGGCGCGGGTGGTGCGCTGGGTTTTATTGACGGGTTGGTGTTTGTTGATCCTGTCGCTGCTGATTCCAGCATTGACGTTGCCAACCTCGCTGGCTCCAGGTTGTGAACCCAATGCGCTCGAGTGTTTGATGCATCGCCAGCCTGGTAATCGTTTGTTTTGGGGCGTCATCGTTCCGGCTGGGTTGTTGATCTTGGTTGTTGGTAGCCATGAGTTCTGGCGCCGAATTTGTCCATTGGCTTTTGTCTCCCAGACTTCTCGAGCACTTGGAATTCAGCGCAAAGTTATGAATAAAAAGGGTCGTTTTGAGCCCATTAAAGTCAAGCCGGATTCATGGCTTGCGCGTCATCATGTGCAGTTGCAGTGGTCGCTTCTAATTGCTGGACTTTGTCTGCGTCTCTTGGTCGTTAATTCCAGTCCAATAGGTCTAGCGTCGCTACTGATTTTTACTTTGTTAGCAGCTGCATTCGTTGGTTGGCTTTATGCCGGGAAGGCATGGTGTCAATACATCTGTCCGATGGGTCCTGTTCAGACCATTTTGACTGGTCAGCGTAGTGCTCTTGGAGGAGCCGCTCATATCGGGAGTACCAGCAAGATCACCCAGTCAATGTGTCGCTCAATTGCTGATTCAGGTAAGGAACAAAGTGCATGTGTGGCGTGCCAAGCCTCTTGCATTGATATTGATTCTGAACGCCATTATTGGAAGTCTCTTCGCGGTAAGCGTGGATTGACTTGGGCCTGGTATTCCTATCCAGGCTTGGTCCTGATGTTCTTTGAGTTGATGATGGCCGTTGAGGCTCATATGGCCCCTCAAGATTCAGAATTGACATATTTACGTCAGGGTCACTGGGCTTTTGATGCAACACTGCCTGCGCGTGCTTGGGATCCTCTACGCGGCTGGCTTCCATTCCCAAGGGTTGTTGTGATCCCGCTGCTGTTGGTCTTGACTGGCTGGGCTTCTGTTGCTGTATTCCAAGGGATTGAACGCATTCTTTTGCGTCAATATGAAAAGCTAGGTCTACCCTCAGCGGCAGACTTAGCGGTCAGCAGGACTCGTTTGCTGGCTACTTTTTTATCAGTCAACATTTTTTTCTGGTTTGTTGACCCAAGTCAGGGTGCTTTTGGTCCCCATGGGGCTCAATGGATACGCTCATTGGTTTTAGTTTTCTCTGCGATTGTTTTATTCCGATCTTGGGCACGTGATCAGTCGACTTATCGCCGTGAGAGTACAACCGACAGTTTGAGGAGACAATTGAAGCAGCTGCCAGGCCTTGATGCTGCATTGGATGGAAGGAGATTGCAGGACTTGTCGGCGCAAGAGGTGTTTACTTTGGCCAAGGCTCTTCCTGTTGCTGTTCGTGGACGTGCCCGTGAGATTTACCAAGGAGTTATTCGTGATTTGATTCGTAATGGCTCTCTTGATCGCGCCAAAGCCCTAGTGGAATTAGAAGAGTTGCGTCAGAGTTTGCAGCTTTCTGAAGAAGATCACCACGCGACCATCCGTGTTTTAGCGGCCGATGAACCAACTTTGTTGCAGCTTGATGAGCGAACTTTGCAGCTTCAGCAATTGCGTGAGGAGGCTTTTGCCGAAATCGTTGAGGATTTTCTGGAAATCTCCGGCTTGCAAACTCTCGATGTTGATTCTTTGCCTGTGCAGTTGCAGCCTCGATTGGAGCGTTTGAAGTTGGATTCAGGTTTGGAGGATGTTGAGGCTGAGCGTGTGCTGAGACGTTTCCACAGTTCTGGTGATTTGGCGCAGCTGAGGATCCAGACACGTCTGCAACAGTTCAAGCAAGAGCGTGCCTACTTGTTGGCATTGCAAGAGCAAGCCTCTGACCAGGTTTTGCTGCATCCATTGGCGTTGGCAATGGAGCAGCGTTTGAACGAAATTGCCCAAGCTCTTCCGCCTGATGTTTTGGAAAAGGAGTATCAGCAAATCCCAGAACAGAGCGCTTCTTTGGATGAGGCGCTCGAGACGTTATGGATGGATCCTGATCCAGATACAGCCGGTTGGGTCTTGATGGTGGAGCGATTGATCAGGCCTGGGGTTGTTGCGTCGCGATTGCAGTCTGGCCGGCCAGGACTAGGGACATCGATGTTTTTGGAGAGTCAGCTCAAAGGGCAACCGCATCGTGATCATGATGAATTTCCACACTTGGCAAATTCGAGCTTGTTTCGTGACTTATTGCCATCTGGATTGCTATGGGTTGCTGAACATGGCTGGTTGAAATCGTGGTCAGCTGGAGATGCTGTCAATCAGAAAAACTTAATCCTGGTCGTTCTTCGTGGTGGTGCAACCGAAACAACCGAGGGTGGTCAGCTCTTGCATCATGATGCTGGTTCTGTCATCGGTGCGATGGATGTGATCTCCGGAGAGCCATCCATGGGCTTGCTTCAGGCCAGTCCCGATGGCCTCGGTGTCTTTGTTTTCCCGGCTCACGCCTTTGATGAATTGTTGCAACGCTCGAGCCATTTCACCCATGGCTTGCTGCGTCAACTTGCCAAGCGATTGAAGCGATCAGGTGCCACACCTATTTGA